Proteins found in one Arachis stenosperma cultivar V10309 chromosome 8, arast.V10309.gnm1.PFL2, whole genome shotgun sequence genomic segment:
- the LOC130945204 gene encoding shaggy-related protein kinase eta-like has product MASIPLGPHHHQQPPEQLQSQPDNNAPKLPARRGSDVDADKEMSATVIEGNGEVTGHIISTTIGGKNGEPKQTISYMAERVVGTGSFGVVFQAKCLETGEAVAIKKVLQDRRYKNRELQLMRLMDHPNVISLKHCFFSTTSKDELFLNLVMEYVPETMYRVLKHYSSMNQRMPLIYVKLYTYQIFRGLAYIHTVPRVCHRDVKPQNLLVDPLTHQVKLCDFGSAKVLVKGESNISYICSRYYRAPELIFGATEYTTSIDIWSAGCVLAELLLGQPLFPGENQVDQLVEIIKVLGTPTREEIRCMNSNYTDFRFPQIKAHPWHKIFHKRMPPEAIDLASRLLQYSPSLRCSALEACAHPFFDELREPNARLPNGRPLPPLFNFKQELAGASPELINRLIPEHVRRQGGLGLPHPSSTQI; this is encoded by the exons ATGGCCTCCATTCCGTTGGGGCCGCACCACCACCAACAACCGCCGGAGCAGCTGCAGTCGCAACCTGACAACAACGCGCCGAAGCTTCCAGCTCGGCGCGGCTCCGACGTGGATGCCGATAAG gaaatgtCAGCCACAGTAATTGAAGGGAATGGTGAAGTTACTGGCCACATAATCTCAACCACAATTGGTGGCAAAAATGGTGAACCTAAACAG ACCATCAGTTACATGGCTGAGCGTGTTGTTGGCACTGGATCATTTGGAGTTGTTTTCCAG GCAAAATGCTTGGAGACTGGGGAGGCGGTGGCTATAAAGAAAGTTTTGCAGGACAGGCGGTACAAAAATCGTGAATTGCAATTGATGCGCTTGATGGATCATCCTAATGTAATTTCCCTGAAGCACTGTTTCTTCTCTACAACAAGCAAAGATGAACTTTTCCTGAACTTGGTAATGGAATATGTCCCTGAGACAATGTACCGGGTTCTAAAGCACTACAGCAGTATGAACCAGAGAATGCCCTTAATTTATGTGAAATTATATACGTATCAA ATCTTCAGGGGACTAGCATATATCCATACCGTACCTCGAGTTTGCCATAGGGATGTGAAGCCCCAAAATCTTTTG GTTGATCCTCTTACTCATCAAGTTAAGCTTTGTGATTTTGGGAGTGCAAAAGTTCTG GTCAAGGGTGAATCCAATATTTCGTACATATGTTCACGTTACTATCGGGCCCCAGAACTAATATTTGGTGCAACAGAATACACAACTTCTATTGACATCTGGTCAGCTGGTTGTGTCCTTGCTGAACTTCTTCTAGGCCAG CCATTATTTCCGGGAGAAAATCAAGTGGACCAACTTGTGGAAATTATCAAG GTTCTTGGTACTCCAACCCGAGAAGAAATTCGTTGCATGAACTCTAATTATACAGATTTTAGGTTCCCCCAGATTAAAGCTCATCCTTGGCATAAG ATTTTTCACAAGCGAATGCCTCCTGAAGCAATTGACCTTGCATCAAGGCTTCTCCAATATTCACCAAGTCTTCGTTGTTCCGCC TTGGAAGCTTGTGCACATCCATTCTTTGATGAGCTTCGTGAGCCAAATGCTCGACTACCTAATGGCCGTCCACTGCCACCACTTTTCAACTTTAAACAGGAA TTAGCCGGAGCGTCCCCCGAGTTGATCAACAGACTCATCCCAGAGCATGTAAGGAGGCAAGGTGGCCTTGGCCTCCCCCATCCAAGTAGCACACAAATCTAG